One window from the genome of Thalassophryne amazonica unplaced genomic scaffold, fThaAma1.1, whole genome shotgun sequence encodes:
- the LOC117506199 gene encoding uncharacterized protein LOC117506199, whose amino-acid sequence MSDRESCADRASGDDFIPPRTARGRRSGVVQDAETILLESVKAGPRRSSIIKVIDVLGPDVTNDVHTLYHTVALTRTYMLPLGSIIRKHCLHFHCYADDTQLYLSMKPEDTHQLAKLQDCLTDIKTWMTSNLLLLNSDKTEVIVLGPTNLRKMVSNQILTLDGITLTSSNTVRNLGVIFDQDMSFKAYIKQICRTAFLHLRNISKIRKVLSQSDAEKLIHAFISSRLDYCNSLLSGCPKSSLKSLQLIQNAAARVLMGTRRREHISPILASLHWLPVNSRIEFKILLLTYKVLNNQVPSYLRDLVVPYHPNRALRSQTAGLLVVPRVCKSRMGGRAFSFQAPLLWNQLPIQIRETDTLSTFKIRLKTFLFAKVYS is encoded by the exons ATGTCTGACCGTGAGTCCTGTGCGGACCGAGCGAGCGGCGACGACTTCATCCCTCCGAGGACGGCTCGGGGTCGGCGGAGCGGCGTGGTCCAAGACGCGGAGACGATCCTCCTGGAGTCCGTGAAGGCAGGACCGCGGCGCAGCAGCATCATTAAGGTAATCGACGTGCTCGGTCCAGACGTCACAAACGACGTGCACACGCTTTATCACACGGTGGCTTTGACACGCAC atacatgcttcccttaggcagtattattagaaagcattgcttacattttcattgttatgcagatgatacccagctttatctatccatgaagccagaggacacacaccaattagctaaactgcaagattgtcttacagacataaagacatggatgacctctaatttgctgcttttaaactcagataaaactgaagttattgtacttggccccacaaatcttagaaaaatggtgtctaaccagatccttactctggatggcattaccctgacctctagtaatactgtgagaaatcttggagtcatttttgatcaggatatgtcattcaaagcgtatattaaacaaatatgtaggactgcttttttgcatttgcgcaatatctctaaaattagaaaggtcttgtctcagagtgatgctgaaaaactaattcatgcatttatttcctctaggctggactattgtaattcattattatcaggttgtcctaaaagttccctgaaaagccttcagttaattcaaaatgctgcagctagagtattaatggggactagaaggagagagcatatctcacccatattggcctctcttcattggcttcctgttaattctagaatagaatttaaaattcttcttcttacttataaggttttgaataatcaggtcccatcttatcttagggacctcgtagtaccatatcaccccaatagagcgcttcgctctcagactgcaggcttacttgtagttcctagggtttgtaagagtagaatgggaggcagagccttcagctttcaggctcctctcctgtggaaccagctcccaattcagatcagggagacagacaccctctctacttttaagattaggcttaaaactttcctttttgctaaagtttatagttag